In a genomic window of Verrucomicrobiia bacterium:
- a CDS encoding LL-diaminopimelate aminotransferase has translation MAYLNENYLKLKAGYLFPEIARRVKAFGEAHPAAASRLIRCGIGDVTEPLPPVVVAALHRAVDDMARRETFRGYGPEQGYDWLRTAIARGDYRDRGLEVADDEVFVSDGSKCDCGAILDILGDHNRIAISDPVYPVYVDTNVMAGHTGAADSSGSYGGLTYLPCTEANQFIPEPPPEPVDVVYLCSPNNPTGAAAGRQHLEAWVAYARHHGTLLLFDAAYEAYITEPGIPRSIYEIPGARECAIEFRSFSKDGGFTGTRCAFTVVPRTLQARTRSGASQPLHPLWLRRMTTKFNGVSYIVQRGAEALYSPEGRQQVRALVAHYLGNARILVEAVRTAGLQVFGGINAPYIWVAAPKGWSSWQTFDKILNEAHVVITPGSGFGSQGEGYFRVSAFNSRANAEEVAQRLLALRW, from the coding sequence ATGGCCTATCTCAACGAAAACTATCTGAAGCTCAAGGCGGGGTATCTGTTCCCCGAGATCGCCCGGCGTGTGAAGGCGTTTGGCGAGGCGCATCCCGCCGCCGCGTCACGCCTGATCCGCTGCGGGATCGGGGACGTCACGGAGCCCCTCCCGCCGGTGGTTGTGGCGGCCCTCCATCGGGCCGTGGACGACATGGCGCGGCGGGAAACGTTCCGCGGATACGGCCCGGAGCAGGGGTACGACTGGCTTCGGACCGCCATCGCCCGGGGCGACTATCGGGATCGCGGTCTGGAAGTGGCTGACGACGAGGTGTTCGTCAGCGACGGGTCCAAGTGCGACTGCGGGGCCATTCTCGACATCCTTGGCGACCACAACCGCATCGCCATCAGCGACCCGGTGTATCCGGTCTATGTGGACACCAATGTCATGGCGGGCCACACCGGAGCAGCAGATTCCTCCGGTTCGTATGGCGGGCTGACCTATCTGCCATGCACCGAGGCCAACCAGTTCATCCCGGAGCCGCCCCCGGAGCCGGTGGATGTGGTGTACTTGTGTTCGCCCAACAACCCGACCGGCGCTGCAGCAGGACGTCAGCACCTGGAGGCCTGGGTGGCCTACGCCCGTCACCATGGGACGCTGCTGTTGTTTGACGCCGCCTACGAGGCCTACATCACCGAGCCCGGGATTCCACGTTCGATCTATGAGATCCCCGGGGCGCGGGAGTGCGCGATCGAGTTCCGCAGCTTCTCGAAGGACGGCGGATTCACCGGGACCCGGTGCGCCTTCACCGTGGTGCCGAGGACGCTCCAGGCGCGGACGCGGTCCGGGGCGTCTCAACCGCTGCATCCGCTCTGGCTGCGACGCATGACCACAAAGTTCAACGGGGTCTCGTACATCGTCCAACGGGGTGCCGAGGCGTTGTACTCGCCCGAGGGAAGGCAACAGGTGCGCGCGCTGGTCGCGCATTACCTCGGCAATGCCCGGATCCTGGTGGAGGCGGTGCGGACCGCGGGCCTGCAAGTTTTTGGAGGCATCAACGCGCCCTACATCTGGGTGGCGGCGCCGAAGGGATGGTCGAGTTGGCAGACGTTCGACAAGATCTTGAATGAAGCCCACGTGGTGATCACCCCGGGGAGCGGTTTTGGGAGCCAGGGGGAGGGCTACTTCCGGGTCAGCGCCTTCAACAGCCGGGCCAACGCGGAGGAAGTCGCCCAACGGCTCCTGGCGTTGCGATGGTGA
- a CDS encoding CotH kinase family protein, which produces MRPVWILSALLLLAGTGSLSGQLVISEFVARNAASLADEDRSFPDWIEIHNPTGAPVDLSGWSLSNAPDDPGRWRFPGRTLEAGAYLVVFASGKDRARVAGPLHTNFKLPGAGGYLALVQPDGVTIASEFAPGYPEQFTDISGGPNPEPVGPPFLYFDRPTPAAPNSQGWTEIAGGVEFSVPGGVFMDPFELHLSSQEPGGTIRFTLDGSIPAVTSPEYDGPIQVDRTLRLRARVFREGRVPGPVAGAGYSRVSPSQQAFTSNLPILLFETHGQTIGEGTKVKGHLTIIEPGEGRAGWTNPVAIHVRAGIEIRGSSSTQFPKKSYGIELNHETGADRAESLLGMPADADWVLYAPYTDKSLIRDVLAYDLSRAIGRYAPRTRFVEVYVNRADGVDGADYQGVYVLIEKIKGGGHRAGVPEVESTDFIEPAITGGYILKKDRLDPNDGPFTTPRGQDLGFEWPKPRFLGSAQLGWIQTYMRQFEGALYGPQFRDPEAGYAAFIDAEAFVDHHWLVEVAKNIDGFRLSTFMTKARGGPLAMGPIWDYNLSFGNANYLDGWNASGWYHPQLSDDSYPWYRRLFEDPEFSQRHTDRWASLRTGALATDRVLALVDGYTNLLAEAQDRNFKKWRILNEYVWPNAFIGGSYEAEIGFLKEFISNRLQWIDSTILRWPELDPAPGYHPDGVTLRITATGTVYYTLDGSDPRNPGGGVAAQARRYSGPVSLESNARVVARVRTGNRWSPPSHATYALTIPGLRITEIMYHPPDPPPDDPFPADDYEFVEFRNVGHETLVLDGFRLSGGISYAFPPAAGDLWPGENVVLAKHPDAMRRRYGDGFRILGPYSSRLGNALDTLILTGPFGESVLDFAYSDRWQPATDGRGHSLTHRDPSGPVTLWGDASSWDQSTVEGGTPGRGDVPAPDLRDLAARREAGHLVLTFTAAAGQTFAVESAPGLPAPAWTLVTNLPPAVTSGPITVAVPLTEDPGSLYRVLTPRQMSPF; this is translated from the coding sequence ATGCGTCCAGTTTGGATCCTCTCGGCACTGCTGTTGCTGGCAGGCACCGGGTCTCTCAGCGGTCAGTTGGTGATCAGCGAGTTCGTGGCCCGGAATGCCGCATCCCTTGCTGACGAAGACCGGTCGTTTCCCGACTGGATCGAAATCCACAATCCCACCGGCGCGCCGGTGGACCTGTCGGGCTGGTCGTTGAGCAACGCGCCGGACGATCCAGGCCGGTGGCGGTTCCCCGGCCGGACGCTGGAGGCCGGCGCCTATCTGGTGGTGTTCGCCTCAGGAAAGGATCGCGCGCGGGTCGCCGGTCCCCTGCACACCAATTTCAAACTTCCGGGCGCCGGCGGGTACCTCGCGCTGGTGCAACCGGATGGTGTCACCATCGCCAGCGAATTCGCCCCCGGCTATCCGGAGCAGTTCACCGACATTTCCGGCGGCCCAAACCCGGAACCGGTGGGTCCACCATTCCTGTACTTCGATCGGCCGACCCCCGCTGCACCAAACAGCCAGGGCTGGACGGAGATTGCCGGTGGCGTGGAATTTTCGGTGCCGGGCGGGGTATTCATGGACCCCTTCGAACTTCACCTGTCCTCCCAGGAACCAGGAGGAACCATCCGGTTCACCCTGGATGGTTCGATTCCGGCCGTCACGTCTCCGGAATACGACGGGCCGATCCAAGTGGACCGCACCCTGCGCCTCCGGGCGCGCGTGTTTCGGGAGGGCCGCGTGCCCGGGCCGGTGGCAGGCGCCGGATACTCCCGAGTGTCCCCGTCCCAGCAGGCGTTCACGTCCAATCTGCCGATCCTTCTGTTCGAGACCCACGGCCAGACCATCGGGGAAGGCACCAAAGTAAAAGGCCACCTGACGATCATCGAGCCCGGTGAGGGACGGGCGGGGTGGACGAATCCGGTCGCAATCCACGTGCGGGCCGGCATCGAAATCCGGGGATCCAGCTCCACCCAGTTCCCGAAGAAGTCCTATGGGATTGAACTCAATCACGAAACCGGTGCCGATCGCGCCGAATCGCTTCTGGGGATGCCGGCGGACGCCGACTGGGTGCTCTACGCCCCCTACACCGACAAGTCCCTGATTCGGGACGTCCTGGCGTACGATCTGAGCCGGGCGATCGGGCGCTACGCACCGCGGACCCGGTTTGTGGAAGTGTACGTCAACCGGGCTGACGGTGTGGACGGGGCGGACTATCAAGGGGTGTACGTGCTGATCGAGAAGATAAAGGGGGGCGGACACCGGGCGGGAGTGCCCGAAGTTGAATCCACCGACTTCATCGAGCCAGCAATCACCGGTGGCTACATCCTCAAGAAGGACCGTCTTGACCCGAACGACGGGCCCTTTACCACGCCGCGCGGTCAGGACCTGGGCTTTGAGTGGCCCAAACCGAGATTTCTCGGGAGTGCGCAGCTCGGATGGATCCAGACCTACATGCGGCAGTTTGAAGGCGCGCTTTATGGCCCCCAATTTCGCGATCCCGAGGCTGGCTATGCTGCGTTCATTGATGCGGAGGCCTTCGTGGACCACCACTGGCTGGTCGAGGTCGCCAAGAACATTGACGGGTTCCGATTAAGCACCTTCATGACCAAGGCCCGGGGTGGACCGCTCGCGATGGGTCCCATCTGGGATTACAACCTGAGCTTCGGCAACGCCAACTACCTCGATGGCTGGAATGCCTCCGGCTGGTACCACCCCCAGCTCTCAGACGACAGCTACCCCTGGTACCGGAGGCTGTTTGAAGATCCGGAATTCAGCCAGCGGCACACCGACCGGTGGGCGTCGCTGAGAACGGGTGCTCTCGCCACAGACCGGGTGCTCGCGCTGGTGGATGGCTACACCAACCTCCTGGCCGAAGCGCAGGATCGCAATTTCAAGAAGTGGCGCATTCTCAACGAATACGTCTGGCCCAATGCCTTCATCGGGGGCAGCTACGAGGCGGAAATCGGGTTCCTCAAGGAATTCATCAGCAATCGGCTGCAGTGGATTGATTCCACGATCCTGCGCTGGCCGGAGCTTGATCCAGCCCCGGGATACCACCCCGACGGCGTGACGCTCCGGATCACCGCGACCGGGACCGTGTACTACACCCTCGATGGTTCGGATCCGCGCAACCCTGGCGGCGGTGTGGCGGCACAGGCGCGCCGCTATTCCGGCCCGGTTTCACTGGAATCCAATGCCCGCGTCGTGGCGCGCGTGCGCACCGGCAACCGGTGGAGTCCGCCGTCCCACGCCACCTACGCCCTCACGATCCCCGGGCTCCGGATCACCGAGATCATGTACCACCCGCCCGATCCGCCACCCGATGATCCGTTTCCGGCCGACGACTACGAGTTCGTCGAATTCCGGAATGTTGGTCACGAAACCCTGGTGCTCGACGGCTTTCGCCTTTCTGGAGGCATCTCGTACGCGTTCCCCCCTGCGGCCGGCGACCTTTGGCCCGGGGAAAACGTGGTCCTTGCGAAGCATCCGGACGCCATGCGCCGGCGGTACGGTGACGGATTCCGCATCCTCGGCCCCTACTCGTCGCGGCTGGGCAACGCCTTGGACACCCTGATTCTCACCGGCCCGTTTGGGGAGTCGGTTTTGGACTTTGCCTACAGCGACCGTTGGCAGCCCGCGACCGACGGGCGCGGCCATTCGCTCACACATCGGGATCCATCCGGACCGGTGACGCTCTGGGGCGACGCGTCGTCCTGGGACCAGAGCACCGTCGAGGGCGGCACTCCGGGACGCGGAGATGTCCCCGCCCCCGATCTGCGCGACCTCGCGGCACGCCGGGAAGCAGGGCACCTTGTGCTGACGTTCACCGCGGCCGCAGGACAAACCTTTGCCGTGGAATCAGCGCCCGGCCTGCCTGCGCCGGCATGGACGCTGGTGACGAACCTTCCACCCGCGGTGACCAGCGGTCCGATCACTGTCGCGGTGCCACTGACCGAAGACCCGGGATCGCTTTACCGCGTGCTGACCCCGCGCCAGATGTCCCCGTTCTAA